A portion of the Paenibacillus sp. PvR098 genome contains these proteins:
- a CDS encoding electron transfer flavoprotein subunit alpha/FixB family protein: MSRTYTIIADHREGTLRQVTLEALQAAQIASLEGDRITAIIMGTQLESLAEELAAYPLSDIHLIEHDSLQHYNAEAYLSALFGVFDTVRPDAVFIGHTAVGRDLAPAIAARLHAGQMSDVTSIERSGAKIMFTRPLHAGKAFEKKVFADFPWVVTVRPNNIPAAQASGGQQAQVVRTTYSPTPSLRSVVKDVVLKTSGKVDLTEAKIVVSGGRGVKSADGFKPLEELAEVLNGAVGASRGACDAGYCDYALQIGQTGKVVTPEIYIACGISGAIQHLAGMSQSRIIIAINKDPEAPIIKTADYSIVGDLFQVVPLLTQEFRNVLK, encoded by the coding sequence ATGAGCAGAACGTACACGATCATTGCAGACCATCGTGAGGGCACATTGCGTCAGGTTACCTTGGAAGCACTTCAAGCAGCGCAAATTGCTTCGCTAGAGGGAGATCGCATTACGGCCATTATCATGGGAACCCAGTTGGAGTCATTAGCCGAGGAACTAGCCGCCTATCCCTTGTCGGATATCCATCTGATCGAACATGACAGCCTGCAGCATTATAACGCTGAGGCTTACCTCTCCGCACTCTTCGGTGTTTTCGATACAGTTCGTCCTGACGCCGTGTTCATAGGACATACGGCGGTCGGGCGTGATCTTGCCCCGGCCATCGCCGCCAGGCTGCATGCGGGACAAATGTCAGATGTGACTTCAATCGAGCGATCGGGCGCAAAGATCATGTTCACCAGACCGCTCCATGCGGGCAAAGCCTTTGAGAAAAAAGTGTTCGCCGATTTCCCATGGGTCGTGACCGTTAGGCCAAACAACATCCCTGCAGCCCAGGCATCAGGGGGACAGCAGGCTCAAGTCGTGAGAACGACTTACTCCCCTACACCTTCCCTCCGATCCGTGGTGAAAGACGTTGTGCTCAAAACATCCGGCAAGGTCGATTTGACGGAAGCGAAAATCGTCGTATCCGGCGGACGTGGTGTCAAAAGCGCCGACGGCTTCAAGCCGCTCGAGGAGCTGGCGGAGGTGTTAAACGGAGCCGTTGGCGCATCGCGGGGTGCATGTGATGCCGGCTATTGCGATTATGCCTTGCAAATCGGCCAAACCGGCAAGGTCGTCACTCCAGAAATTTATATTGCCTGCGGCATCAGCGGCGCCATCCAACACTTGGCCGGTATGAGCCAATCGCGCATCATCATTGCCATCAACAAAGACCCGGAAGCCCCTATAATTAAAACGGCTGATTATAGCATCGTCGGGGATTTATTCCAAGTTGTTCCCCTGCTCACCCAGGAATTCCGGAACGTACTGAAATAA
- a CDS encoding 3-hydroxyacyl-CoA dehydrogenase/enoyl-CoA hydratase family protein, producing MATKITKAAVIGSGVMGASIAAHLANVGIPSLLLDIVPTALTPDEEVKGWTFEHPAVRNRLAANALARLTQLKPSPLYDHTFVSRITPGNLEDDLDKIQDVDWVIEVVVENFEVKQELLAKIESHWKPGIIVSSNTSGISIDAMTASCGEAFKRHVLGTHFFNPPRYMKLLEIIPGKMTDPEIVKQMTDFCVKRLGKGVVLAKDTPNFIANRIGTYGLLVTLQAMLDKGYTVHEVDAVTGPAMGRPKSATFRTLDIVGLDTFVHVANNVFEKLDEGPEKTIFEVPQVLKDMVSRGWIGEKAGQGFYKKVKGEQGSEILSIDLSEMDYSKGSKLAAASLEAAKMAKGTKEKTKALLSGKDRYSELTWDILKKTLLYSAEKVGEIADSILDIDKAMKWGFNWELGPFETWDAIGLVQSVERMEREGETVPAWVKEWIASGNESFYHHANGTVSYLYKGEYKTVDQPAEIISLSSLKEQSKVIRSNSGASLIDVGDGVACLEFHSPNNAIGADILFMIQQSVEEVRINYDALIIANQGRNFCVGANIMLLLMEAQDEEWDEIDQIIRMFQNTMMKLKTFEKPVVAAPHHMTLGGGVEACLPADEVCAYTETYYGLVEAGVGLIPAGGGCKELTLRLSRANPNPEVDLQPHLNELFMNIGTAKVSTSAHDAQKIGYLRLSDRVVTNQDHLIHEAKHSALRLVQSGYALPPKENIRVVGKNGKAVLQLGAYSMRQSGYISDHDLLIANKLAHVLAGGDVPSGTLVTEQYMLDLEREAFLSLCGEPKTQQRMQHMLSKGKPLRN from the coding sequence ATGGCAACAAAAATCACCAAAGCCGCCGTGATCGGATCGGGAGTTATGGGTGCCAGCATTGCCGCTCATCTTGCCAATGTGGGCATTCCTAGCCTGCTGCTGGACATCGTTCCGACAGCATTGACGCCGGATGAAGAAGTTAAAGGATGGACGTTTGAGCATCCGGCAGTTCGCAACCGTCTGGCGGCAAATGCGCTTGCCAGGCTGACCCAACTCAAACCTTCGCCGCTGTATGATCATACCTTCGTCAGCCGGATTACCCCTGGTAACCTGGAGGACGATCTCGACAAAATCCAGGATGTCGATTGGGTCATCGAGGTGGTCGTGGAAAACTTTGAGGTGAAGCAGGAGCTGCTTGCTAAGATCGAAAGTCACTGGAAACCGGGGATTATCGTCAGCTCAAACACGTCAGGCATTTCCATCGACGCTATGACCGCTAGCTGCGGCGAAGCGTTCAAAAGGCATGTTCTCGGGACTCACTTTTTCAACCCGCCGCGTTATATGAAGCTGCTGGAAATCATTCCGGGTAAAATGACCGATCCGGAAATCGTGAAGCAAATGACGGATTTTTGTGTTAAAAGGCTCGGCAAAGGCGTCGTCCTAGCCAAGGATACTCCGAATTTTATCGCGAACCGGATCGGGACTTACGGCTTGTTGGTCACACTGCAAGCCATGCTCGACAAAGGCTATACGGTTCATGAAGTGGACGCCGTTACAGGCCCAGCCATGGGCCGGCCGAAAAGTGCCACCTTCCGTACCTTGGATATTGTCGGACTGGACACCTTCGTGCATGTGGCGAACAACGTGTTTGAAAAACTGGATGAAGGTCCGGAGAAAACGATCTTTGAAGTGCCGCAGGTGCTGAAGGATATGGTGTCCCGCGGGTGGATCGGCGAGAAGGCCGGTCAGGGCTTTTATAAGAAGGTCAAGGGAGAGCAGGGCAGTGAGATCTTGTCCATCGACTTGAGTGAGATGGATTACAGTAAGGGCTCAAAGCTTGCCGCTGCCTCGCTTGAGGCAGCCAAAATGGCTAAAGGAACCAAGGAAAAGACCAAAGCGCTGCTAAGCGGCAAAGATCGCTATTCGGAGCTCACGTGGGACATTTTGAAAAAAACGCTGCTTTACTCCGCTGAGAAAGTCGGTGAAATCGCGGATTCGATTCTGGATATCGACAAGGCGATGAAGTGGGGCTTCAATTGGGAGCTTGGGCCGTTTGAAACGTGGGATGCGATCGGGCTTGTACAATCGGTCGAGCGTATGGAAAGAGAAGGCGAGACCGTGCCGGCATGGGTCAAGGAATGGATTGCATCGGGGAACGAGTCGTTCTATCACCATGCTAACGGGACGGTCTCCTACTTATATAAAGGGGAATATAAAACGGTCGATCAACCTGCAGAAATTATTTCCCTGAGCAGCTTGAAGGAACAGAGCAAGGTGATCCGCTCGAACAGCGGCGCCAGCTTAATCGATGTGGGTGACGGCGTGGCCTGTCTGGAATTCCATTCGCCGAACAACGCGATCGGTGCCGATATCCTGTTCATGATCCAGCAGAGCGTGGAAGAGGTGCGTATAAATTACGATGCGCTGATTATTGCCAACCAGGGCCGCAACTTTTGCGTAGGCGCCAATATTATGTTGCTGCTAATGGAAGCGCAGGACGAAGAGTGGGATGAGATCGACCAAATCATCCGCATGTTCCAGAACACGATGATGAAGCTGAAAACCTTTGAGAAGCCGGTGGTGGCCGCTCCACACCACATGACATTAGGCGGAGGCGTGGAGGCTTGTCTGCCAGCTGACGAGGTATGCGCATACACGGAGACGTATTACGGTCTGGTGGAAGCCGGGGTCGGATTAATTCCGGCAGGCGGGGGCTGCAAAGAATTGACGCTGCGGCTAAGCCGGGCGAATCCGAATCCGGAAGTGGATTTGCAGCCGCACCTCAACGAGCTGTTTATGAATATCGGCACGGCCAAGGTGTCGACCAGCGCCCATGACGCCCAAAAAATCGGTTACCTTCGTTTGTCCGACCGGGTTGTAACAAACCAGGATCACCTGATCCATGAAGCCAAGCACTCTGCACTTCGGCTTGTTCAATCGGGATATGCGCTGCCGCCGAAAGAAAATATCCGAGTGGTGGGAAAGAACGGCAAAGCCGTGCTGCAGCTTGGTGCGTATTCTATGCGGCAAAGCGGGTATATCAGCGACCACGATTTGCTGATTGCAAATAAGCTGGCTCACGTGCTTGCCGGTGGAGACGTACCTTCGGGAACCTTGGTGACCGAACAATACATGCTGGATCTGGAGCGAGAAGCGTTCCTGAGCCTTTGTGGCGAACCGAAAACGCAGCAGCGTATGCAACACATGCTCTCCAAAGGCAAACCGCTGCGCAACTAA
- a CDS encoding TetR/AcrR family transcriptional regulator — translation MTSKKINKFDLILDAAVKVFAETGYHGSQVSKIAREAGVADGTIYLYFKNKEDILVSLFRERLGELVGKFKESVQASSTADEALRKICEIHYTELEQNTDLAYVTQIELRQSSLELRKAIGQAVKPYIQLIETVLVKGMEEGTFRKGLDVKLTRLLIFGAMDEAVTSWLISGRKYSLSGQIDPTVEFFLKALRP, via the coding sequence ATGACAAGTAAAAAAATAAATAAATTTGACCTGATCCTGGATGCGGCTGTCAAAGTCTTCGCTGAGACCGGCTACCACGGATCCCAAGTGTCGAAAATCGCTCGTGAAGCCGGAGTGGCCGACGGAACCATTTATTTATATTTCAAAAATAAAGAGGATATTCTTGTGTCGCTTTTTCGCGAACGGTTGGGCGAGTTAGTGGGTAAGTTCAAAGAAAGCGTCCAAGCATCGTCAACGGCCGATGAAGCGCTCCGCAAAATATGCGAAATTCATTACACCGAGCTGGAGCAAAACACGGACCTCGCTTACGTTACCCAGATCGAATTGCGGCAGAGCTCATTGGAGCTCCGCAAAGCCATAGGTCAAGCTGTCAAACCATATATTCAATTAATAGAGACCGTACTCGTCAAAGGCATGGAAGAAGGAACCTTCCGCAAAGGTCTGGATGTCAAATTAACGCGCCTGCTCATCTTCGGAGCGATGGACGAAGCGGTCACCTCTTGGCTGATCTCAGGACGCAAATATTCACTCAGCGGACAGATCGATCCAACCGTCGAGTTTTTCCTTAAGGCCCTAAGGCCTTGA
- a CDS encoding electron transfer flavoprotein subunit beta/FixA family protein produces MKVYVILKQTFDTEEKIVIANGRVLEEGVKFIINPYDEYAVEKAIRIREQSGGQVVVISVGPKRSSESLRTALAMGADEAVLISDDRVSQDEYVVSSVLAAYFADKTYDLILGGHFSIDNGAGQVAVRLAELLQIPHVSSVIKLELPGGNANVTRDAEGDLEVLQVSLPALFTAQQGLNEPRYPSLPGIMKAKKKPFQQLTLDDLTIAAEALEPKTSQIELFLPPAREAGQILQGELPEQAAKLVELLRTQSKVI; encoded by the coding sequence ATGAAGGTGTATGTGATACTGAAGCAAACGTTTGATACAGAGGAAAAGATTGTCATAGCCAATGGAAGGGTCTTGGAAGAGGGCGTCAAATTCATCATCAATCCTTATGACGAATATGCAGTAGAAAAGGCAATCCGAATTAGGGAGCAGTCCGGTGGACAGGTGGTTGTTATCTCCGTTGGGCCGAAACGCTCTTCTGAATCGCTGAGGACCGCTCTTGCCATGGGCGCCGACGAAGCCGTCCTGATCTCAGATGATCGGGTCTCTCAGGACGAATATGTCGTATCAAGCGTACTAGCCGCTTATTTCGCAGATAAGACCTACGACTTGATCCTCGGCGGCCATTTTTCCATCGATAACGGGGCGGGCCAGGTTGCCGTACGTTTGGCTGAGCTGCTGCAAATCCCCCACGTGTCCTCTGTCATCAAGCTGGAACTCCCCGGTGGAAACGCCAATGTAACCCGAGACGCCGAAGGTGATCTAGAAGTTCTTCAGGTGTCCCTTCCGGCCCTGTTCACCGCCCAGCAGGGGCTCAACGAACCCCGATATCCTTCGCTGCCAGGAATCATGAAGGCGAAGAAGAAACCGTTTCAGCAGCTGACTCTCGATGATCTGACGATAGCCGCAGAGGCGCTCGAACCCAAAACGTCGCAGATCGAGCTATTTCTTCCTCCGGCTAGAGAGGCAGGTCAAATATTGCAGGGCGAACTGCCTGAACAGGCAGCCAAGCTGGTCGAGCTGCTTCGCACTCAATCGAAGGTTATCTAA
- a CDS encoding (Fe-S)-binding protein, protein MLWLWMHYLLFLLVLGYALSLFYRAVYHRYMYLKLGQPTGWPLDWKMRVSELVSQGLGREKLLKDRKSGMMHMVIFYGFIILQFGALDLIYTGLSGGHPLPIPGYPVFALSQEITVVLVLLATGYAAFRRYGEKLQRLKKGWKPSIVLFFITFLMLSVLFSLGFERVWSGQEASAYAPISSLIASLFTGLSTGTAKAMFFVSWWVHLLILLAFLVYIPQSKHFHIVTAPINIFLRRREPVGRLSKLDLENEEAESFGAGKIEDFTRKQMLDFYACVECGRCTNVCPASNTGKTLSPMHLIVKLRDHLTEKGAAMTSKSPWMPAFAFHKGSAHSVDSAEMEWNPPQAITDIGPTLAWQKAAWRQTEKKPEEMELIGDVMTEEEIWSCTTCRNCEDQCPVGNEHVDKIIDLRRHLVLMQGSVPQEGQRAMQNIERQGNPWGISRSDRSQWTKDIGQIPVPTVKENPDFEILFFIGSMGSYDNRTRKVSRALVRLLHEAGVKFAILGNEEKNSGDTPRRMGNEFLFQQLCMENIETFQKYGVRQIVTTCPHTFNTLKNEYPEFGMEGVEVLHHTQLLDCLVREGRLTPKYAVNERITYHDSCYLGRYNDVYDQPRDILRAIKGVELVEMERTRDNGMCCGAGGGMMWMEEASGKRVNIARVEQALITSPTVISSACPYCLTMMEDGTKLKDVDDRVKARDIAEILEQAVFGHAKAPEQEQ, encoded by the coding sequence ATGCTCTGGTTATGGATGCATTACCTATTGTTCCTGCTGGTTTTGGGGTATGCCCTTTCTTTGTTTTACCGGGCCGTTTACCACCGGTATATGTATTTGAAGCTCGGTCAACCTACAGGCTGGCCTTTGGACTGGAAGATGAGGGTAAGTGAGCTTGTCTCTCAGGGACTGGGCCGCGAAAAGCTGTTGAAAGACCGGAAAAGCGGAATGATGCATATGGTCATCTTTTACGGATTTATCATTTTACAGTTCGGAGCCCTAGATTTGATTTATACGGGCTTGTCAGGCGGACACCCGCTGCCGATTCCCGGTTACCCGGTATTCGCACTCTCGCAGGAAATTACGGTTGTTCTCGTACTGCTTGCCACTGGATACGCGGCTTTCCGCAGATATGGTGAGAAGCTGCAGCGGCTGAAAAAAGGCTGGAAGCCGAGTATTGTTCTTTTCTTCATTACCTTCCTCATGCTCTCTGTATTGTTCTCGCTCGGCTTCGAGCGCGTATGGTCAGGCCAAGAAGCGTCCGCCTACGCCCCCATCTCCTCCTTGATCGCTTCCTTGTTTACAGGACTTTCTACCGGCACAGCCAAAGCCATGTTTTTTGTATCCTGGTGGGTGCATCTGCTCATCCTGTTAGCTTTCCTCGTCTATATTCCACAGTCCAAGCATTTTCATATTGTAACCGCACCGATTAATATATTTTTGCGGCGCAGGGAGCCGGTAGGGCGTCTCAGCAAGCTCGATTTGGAGAATGAAGAAGCCGAATCGTTCGGGGCAGGCAAAATCGAGGATTTCACCCGGAAGCAGATGCTTGATTTCTATGCCTGTGTGGAATGCGGCCGCTGCACGAACGTATGCCCCGCGTCGAACACGGGCAAAACTCTCTCTCCGATGCACCTGATCGTTAAGCTCCGCGATCACCTGACAGAAAAAGGCGCAGCCATGACCTCCAAATCGCCTTGGATGCCTGCTTTTGCATTCCATAAAGGCAGTGCACATAGTGTCGATTCTGCAGAGATGGAATGGAATCCTCCGCAGGCAATCACGGACATCGGTCCAACACTGGCATGGCAGAAAGCAGCCTGGCGGCAAACAGAGAAAAAACCGGAGGAGATGGAGCTGATCGGCGATGTCATGACCGAAGAAGAAATTTGGTCATGCACGACCTGCCGCAACTGCGAAGATCAATGCCCGGTCGGCAATGAGCATGTCGATAAAATCATCGATCTCCGCCGTCATCTCGTTCTTATGCAGGGCAGTGTTCCGCAAGAGGGGCAGCGGGCCATGCAAAACATTGAACGGCAAGGCAATCCGTGGGGCATTAGCCGCAGCGACCGAAGCCAATGGACGAAGGATATCGGGCAAATTCCCGTGCCGACCGTCAAAGAGAATCCAGATTTCGAAATCTTGTTCTTCATCGGTTCCATGGGCTCCTATGATAATCGCACGCGCAAAGTATCGCGGGCACTCGTTCGCCTTCTGCACGAAGCAGGTGTGAAGTTTGCGATTCTGGGCAATGAAGAGAAAAATTCGGGAGATACGCCGCGCCGTATGGGCAACGAATTCTTGTTTCAGCAGCTGTGCATGGAAAATATCGAAACCTTTCAGAAATATGGCGTCCGCCAAATCGTTACCACATGTCCACATACGTTCAATACATTGAAAAACGAATATCCCGAATTCGGGATGGAGGGGGTGGAGGTGCTTCACCATACGCAGCTGCTCGACTGTCTGGTCAGAGAGGGGAGGCTGACGCCGAAATACGCCGTGAATGAACGTATCACCTATCATGATTCCTGCTATCTGGGGCGTTATAACGATGTGTACGATCAGCCGCGGGATATTTTACGGGCGATCAAGGGGGTGGAGCTGGTCGAAATGGAGCGGACACGGGATAACGGGATGTGCTGCGGCGCAGGCGGCGGGATGATGTGGATGGAAGAAGCATCGGGTAAGCGCGTCAACATAGCGCGTGTGGAGCAGGCGCTGATCACAAGTCCGACCGTCATCAGCAGCGCATGCCCTTACTGTCTGACGATGATGGAGGACGGGACCAAGCTGAAGGATGTGGATGACCGCGTGAAGGCGCGGGATATCGCGGAGATTTTGGAGCAAGCGGTATTCGGTCATGCCAAAGCCCCAGAACAAGAACAATAA
- a CDS encoding acetyl-CoA C-acyltransferase, which yields MREAVIVSIARTPVGRAKKGSFAQTRAEDLGKTVLQAVVDRAPGVKKEDVEDIIIGCAMPEGEQGLNFARIMSLYAGFPSSVPAMTINRFCSSGLQSIALAAESIITGSADMIIAGGVESMSHVPMTGFKLAPHPKLMEEMPEVYIGMGHTAENVADRFGISREAQDRFAMLSHRKAARAIQSGAFKEEIVPVHTTLGGFGEHGRPWEKPVVLDMDEGVRPDTTLEGLAKLNPAFKAGGSVTAGNASQMSDGAAAVLVMSREKAEELGLRPLAAFRSFALAGVAPEIMGVGPVEAIPKALKRVGLGLEDIRLFEINEAFASQCLHIIRELNLDESLVNVNGGAIALGHPLGCTGTKLTVSLICELRRRGGGYGVVSMCIGGGMGAAGVFEVYPE from the coding sequence ATGAGAGAAGCCGTGATTGTTTCCATTGCCCGCACTCCGGTAGGCCGGGCGAAAAAGGGCAGCTTTGCCCAAACCCGAGCGGAAGATTTAGGAAAAACGGTGCTTCAGGCTGTCGTTGACCGAGCTCCGGGCGTGAAGAAAGAGGACGTCGAGGACATTATCATCGGGTGCGCGATGCCGGAAGGGGAGCAGGGCTTGAACTTCGCCCGAATCATGTCGCTGTACGCCGGATTTCCTTCATCAGTGCCGGCTATGACGATCAACCGGTTCTGCTCGTCCGGCCTGCAGTCGATCGCTCTCGCGGCCGAGAGCATCATCACAGGGAGCGCCGACATGATCATCGCAGGCGGCGTAGAAAGCATGAGCCACGTGCCGATGACAGGCTTCAAGCTGGCGCCGCACCCGAAGCTCATGGAGGAGATGCCGGAGGTCTACATTGGCATGGGCCATACGGCGGAGAATGTCGCTGACCGTTTCGGCATCTCTCGCGAGGCTCAGGATCGCTTCGCGATGTTGAGCCACCGAAAAGCGGCAAGAGCCATCCAGTCGGGCGCTTTTAAAGAAGAAATCGTACCGGTCCACACAACGCTTGGGGGCTTTGGCGAACACGGCAGGCCTTGGGAAAAGCCGGTCGTTCTGGATATGGACGAAGGGGTCCGCCCCGATACCACATTGGAGGGACTGGCCAAGCTTAATCCCGCGTTCAAAGCAGGCGGCTCCGTCACTGCAGGGAACGCTTCACAGATGAGCGACGGTGCGGCTGCCGTGCTTGTCATGAGCAGGGAGAAAGCGGAGGAGCTGGGACTTAGGCCGCTCGCCGCCTTCCGATCGTTCGCACTGGCTGGTGTGGCCCCCGAAATTATGGGGGTCGGACCGGTAGAGGCGATCCCTAAGGCGCTTAAGCGCGTGGGTCTCGGCTTGGAGGATATTCGTCTCTTCGAAATTAACGAAGCGTTCGCTTCCCAATGCCTTCATATTATCCGCGAATTAAATCTGGATGAGAGCTTGGTGAATGTCAACGGAGGCGCGATTGCTCTCGGTCATCCGCTCGGCTGCACGGGCACAAAGCTGACAGTCAGCCTGATCTGCGAGCTGCGCCGTCGTGGCGGAGGGTATGGTGTTGTGTCTATGTGCATCGGCGGCGGCATGGGGGCGGCTGGAGTGTTTGAAGTGTACCCGGAATAG
- a CDS encoding acyl-CoA dehydrogenase family protein yields MADKVIGGSFVIDDLDFQAVVTPDDLTDEQRMIAEMTADFVEGEVLPVDEEIEKLNYDLTLRLLKQSGELGLLGADVPEALGGLGLDKVSTTLINERLSKASSFALSVGAHVGIGTLPIVYFGTPEQKKKYLPDLASGALIAAYCLTEPTSGSDALGAKTTARLSEDGQNYVLNGTKQFITNAGFADIFIVYAKVDGKHFSTFIIERTMEGVSIGPEEKKMGIKGSSTCPLILEDVKVPVENLLWEVGKGHLIAFNILNIGRFKLAAGCLGASKEAIEISAKYANIRTQFGKPISSFPLIGKKLAEMNVRTYALESMVYRTAGLMDAGLNEIDHASPEAGVQSAKAIAEYALEYSINKVFGSETLDFVADEGVQIHGGYGFIQEYKIERIYRDSRINRIFEGTNEINRLLIPGTLIKRAMKGELPLMQKAQALQSELLQLVPGLMFEGALEEETHLVSMAKKIFLMAGGYAVQKFQMQLEQEQEVLSHLADMMIQIYAMESALLRTRKRIAKQGEDKAVCAIDMTRVFVHEAFEAMESLAKETLSAIDSGDMLRTQLSVLKKLTRRTPVNTIKLKQQIAARVIQSEQFVF; encoded by the coding sequence ATGGCAGACAAAGTGATTGGCGGAAGCTTTGTCATTGACGACTTGGATTTTCAAGCGGTTGTCACACCGGATGATTTGACGGATGAGCAGCGCATGATTGCGGAGATGACCGCTGATTTCGTGGAAGGCGAAGTGCTCCCGGTCGATGAGGAAATCGAAAAGCTGAACTACGACTTGACCTTGAGGCTGTTGAAACAGAGCGGCGAGCTCGGACTTCTTGGAGCAGATGTGCCGGAAGCGTTGGGCGGACTCGGACTTGATAAAGTCAGCACTACGCTGATTAATGAGCGGCTGTCCAAAGCTTCTTCATTCGCCCTATCCGTGGGTGCCCATGTCGGCATCGGTACGCTCCCGATCGTCTATTTCGGTACACCGGAGCAGAAAAAGAAATATTTGCCTGATCTGGCCAGCGGCGCGCTCATCGCAGCCTATTGCCTCACAGAGCCGACATCCGGCTCGGATGCGCTTGGCGCGAAAACGACGGCACGTCTTTCAGAGGATGGCCAAAATTACGTTTTGAATGGGACGAAGCAATTCATCACTAACGCGGGATTCGCGGATATCTTTATCGTTTATGCGAAAGTGGACGGAAAGCACTTCAGCACCTTTATCATAGAGCGGACAATGGAAGGCGTAAGTATCGGCCCGGAGGAAAAGAAAATGGGCATCAAGGGCTCGTCAACCTGCCCGCTCATCCTGGAAGATGTAAAGGTCCCCGTGGAAAATCTGCTTTGGGAAGTAGGCAAAGGCCATTTAATTGCCTTCAATATATTGAACATCGGTCGTTTCAAGCTGGCTGCCGGCTGTCTTGGCGCGTCGAAGGAAGCCATAGAAATATCGGCCAAATATGCCAATATACGCACTCAGTTCGGCAAGCCCATCTCTTCCTTTCCGCTCATTGGGAAGAAGCTGGCCGAAATGAATGTGCGCACCTATGCGCTCGAAAGCATGGTGTACCGTACGGCAGGCTTGATGGATGCAGGCTTGAACGAGATCGACCACGCCAGCCCGGAAGCGGGAGTTCAATCCGCCAAGGCAATCGCTGAATATGCTCTGGAATACTCCATCAACAAGGTGTTTGGGTCGGAAACGCTTGATTTCGTGGCGGATGAAGGTGTGCAAATCCACGGCGGCTACGGTTTTATCCAGGAATATAAGATCGAACGCATTTACCGTGATTCACGGATCAACCGCATCTTTGAAGGGACGAACGAGATCAACCGGCTGCTCATTCCCGGCACACTGATCAAACGCGCCATGAAAGGCGAGCTTCCGCTCATGCAGAAAGCCCAGGCGCTTCAGTCGGAGCTGCTGCAGCTCGTTCCGGGACTAATGTTCGAAGGCGCGTTGGAGGAAGAAACGCACCTCGTTTCCATGGCCAAAAAAATATTTCTCATGGCGGGCGGCTATGCCGTACAAAAATTCCAAATGCAGCTCGAGCAGGAACAGGAGGTGCTCAGCCACTTGGCTGACATGATGATTCAAATTTATGCCATGGAAAGCGCGCTCCTTCGAACCCGTAAACGTATCGCAAAGCAGGGCGAAGATAAAGCGGTGTGTGCTATCGATATGACACGAGTCTTCGTTCACGAAGCGTTCGAGGCGATGGAATCGCTTGCCAAAGAGACGTTATCGGCCATAGATAGCGGAGATATGCTGCGTACTCAGCTCTCCGTATTAAAGAAGCTGACACGCCGTACGCCGGTCAATACCATAAAGCTGAAGCAGCAAATTGCCGCCCGTGTGATCCAGTCGGAACAATTCGTGTTCTAA